A genomic window from Camelina sativa cultivar DH55 chromosome 2, Cs, whole genome shotgun sequence includes:
- the LOC104732874 gene encoding zinc finger protein ZAT4-like produces MDLLRGSKTNCKFSLGRPRFGSIKVKIPRIQHEEGKGVEEDDEAKNIGLEEEEDDHEAKSMDLEEGDVEEEEEEEDEEKKKHHVCSECGKRFSSGKALGGHKRIHAQYSMVQRPKMVSGMVGRSERGELEVACCVCYKKFTSMKALYGHMRYHPDRGWKGVLPPPPPPPLPHPLGNSSSSTLSIDDHDDEFISSDYDDDDNDFDDDDDDENSELWDNNLESENVVDLKESFKGWSTKGKRGRRSDLKVDESDLKDQPQEDMNDANNLLFLATTAEEAANLNVAETYNSHSVEEKDLEMVKKRKKKKKSLSEMEKESSSTHHDHHQLAVVAAAAEEGGAAAGVREKHVCVTCNKSFSSYQALGGHRASHNKVRVLENHLARANAEASLLGIEAIVTGLASAQGSNTSISSSNNGDHICNICHRSFPTGQALGGHKRCHWTGPVSTEAATAAPTAAPTTAPAEASSSQAQATEIVQEVKKLKRSFLEFDLNELPPHEDEEEERV; encoded by the coding sequence ATGGACCTATTACGAGGTAGCAAAACCAACTGTAAATTCTCACTTGGGAGACCGAGATTTGGATCTATCAAggttaaaatcccaaggattcAACATGAGGAAGGTAAAGgggtagaagaagatgatgaagctaAAAACATCGGtctcgaggaagaagaagatgatcatgaAGCTAAGAGTATGGATCTAGAGGAAGGTgacgtggaagaagaagaagaggaagaagatgaagagaagaagaagcatcatgTATGTAGTGAATGTGGTAAAAGGTTTAGCTCAGGTAAAGCTTTAGGAGGTCACAAACGGATTCATGCGCAGTACTCAATGGTGCAGAGACCAAAGATGGTGTCTGGTATGGTTGGTAGATCTGAAAGAGGTGAGTTAGAAGTGGCTTGTTGTGTTTGTTACAAGAAGTTTACATCAATGAAGGCTTTGTATGGACACATGAGGTATCATCCAGACAGAGGGTGGAAAGGAGTtttgcctcctcctcctcctcctcctcttcctcatccACTTGGTAACTCTTCGTCTTCTACACTCTCTAttgatgatcatgatgatgagttcATAAGCTcggattatgatgatgatgataatgattttgatgatgatgatgatgatgagaactCGGAGCTATGGGATAACAATTTGGAATCTGAAAACGTTGTTGACCTTAAGGAATCGTTTAAAGGATGGTCTACTAAAGGaaagagaggaaggagaagtgatTTGAAGGTTGATGAATCTGATTTGAAGGATCAACCACAGGAAGATATGAATGATGCTAATAACCTATTGTTCTTAGCTACTACTGCAGAAGAAGCTGCTAATCTTAATGTAGCAGAGACTTATAATTCGCATTCggttgaagagaaagatctgGAAATGgttaagaagaggaagaagaagaagaaaagtttgtCTGAGATGGAGAAAGAGTCATCATCTactcatcatgatcatcatcagctTGCGGTTGTTGCTGCTGCAGCTGAGGAAGGTGGTGCTGCTGCTGGTGTACGTGAGAAGCACGTGTGTGTTACTTGCAACAAGTCGTTTTCTTCTTATCAAGCTTTAGGAGGTCATAGAGCAAGTCACAACAAGGTCAGGGTATTGGAGAATCATCTAGCTAGGGCAAACGCTGAAGCTTCATTACTTGGAATCGAAGCAATAGTAACCGGTTTAGCTAGTGCTCAGGGATCAAACACATCTATAAGCAGTAGTAACAATGGAGATCACATATGTAATATTTGTCATAGAAGCTTCCCAACAGGTCAAGCTCTTGGAGGTCACAAGAGATGTCATTGGACTGGACCAGTTTCTACTGAGGCTGCAACCGCGGCTCCAACAGCTGCTCCAACTACTGCTCCAGCAGAAGCGTCTTCTAGTCAAGCTCAAGCAACAGAGATAGTGCAAGAggtgaagaaattgaagagaagTTTTTTGGAGTTTGACTTGAATGAGTTGCCACCTCAtgaagacgaggaagaagaaagagtctAA
- the LOC104755580 gene encoding zinc finger protein 1-like — MGLLGTINRLDPSGSALVITMQQAIMSLVVVNQGSVIIVDNAGKNKQGATTAEEAANLNVAETYNSHSVEEKDLEMVKKRKKKKKSLSEMEKESSSTHHDHHQLAVVAAAAEEGGAAAGVREKHVCVTCNKSFSSYQALGGHRASHNKVRVLENHLARANAEASLLGIEAIVTGLASAQGSNTSISSSNNGDHICNICHRSFPTGQALGGHKRCHWTGPVSTEAATVAPTAAPTTAPAEASSSQAQATEIVQEVKKLKRSFLEFDLNELPPHEDEEEERV, encoded by the exons ATGGGATTGTTGGGAACGATCAACCGTCTGGATCCTTCTGGAAGCGCATTGGTGATTACTATGCAACAAGCGATCATGTCCTTGGTGGTGGTGAACCAAGGCTCCGTGATCATTGTAGACAACGCTGGCAAAAATAAGCAGGGAG CTACTACTGCAGAAGAAGCTGCTAATCTTAATGTAGCAGAGACTTATAATTCGCATTCggttgaagagaaagatctgGAAATGgttaagaagaggaagaagaagaagaaaagtttgtCTGAGATGGAGAAAGAGTCATCATCTactcatcatgatcatcatcagctTGCGGTTGTTGCTGCTGCAGCTGAGGAAGGTGGTGCTGCTGCTGGTGTACGTGAGAAGCACGTGTGTGTTACTTGCAACAAGTCGTTTTCTTCTTATCAAGCTTTAGGAGGTCATAGAGCAAGTCACAACAAGGTCAGGGTATTGGAGAATCATCTAGCTAGGGCAAACGCTGAAGCTTCATTACTTGGAATCGAAGCAATAGTAACCGGTTTAGCTAGTGCTCAGGGATCAAACACATCTATAAGCAGTAGTAACAATGGAGATCACATATGTAATATTTGTCATAGAAGCTTCCCAACAGGTCAAGCTCTTGGAGGTCACAAGAGATGTCATTGGACTGGACCAGTTTCTACTGAGGCTGCAACCGTAGCTCCAACAGCTGCTCCAACTACTGCTCCAGCAGAAGCGTCTTCTAGTCAAGCTCAAGCAACGGAGATAGTGCAAGAggtgaagaaattgaagagaagTTTTTTGGAGTTTGACTTGAATGAGTTGCCACCTCAtgaagacgaggaagaagaaagagtctAA
- the LOC104732882 gene encoding WPP domain-interacting protein 2-like isoform X2 gives MDLESESSGLESVEDNNGLIGEVETIGDNKLVSSSTTDLDEQLISRAETSPLVLKGFGLRKWKRRVRSDLVKDTSVSFENSKALKRVLSGAIDPNAKHMHFPGPDDGQDSLGSVGSVDSVVGFHIAGSSHGIGLAFAAGFDSDNSEDRSSKSSTTGINFSRAKYLGGKSVVSSGDSGQQRKSSVETGKKLRGERIKIEKENLHSSMESADSRSSNFVFMQGASFSLSSSEQGGRIIMDYNEDSSDHDAHTSKGKDNVGVEEEEEETEVCSQGDSVDESHIKNNGSSDNLDPLKEAFNSFHALQEALQKELLKFKELGKECMSSLHDGGESNSCIHVGHEQANEASSSRRFGSNNMGEQGSTSLDSEILNLVNNVEHLEIKLEEAKCILEGKETQIRDLESTISVSESLNGGTEIVIEEIFQQKMKAEIEYIIFSRSVANLNREIKLIEEEKTXXLSKLEKVERKAENLHNQAQDLQNHCVEITEIQEVKCWKKRAFKTTSCLFLQLGLLFTLFTFQLMPESETVVVPT, from the exons ATGGATTTGGAGAGTGAAAGCTCTGGTCTTGAGTCTGTTGAAGATAATAATGGTTTGATTGGTGAAGTTGAGACTATTGGGGATAATAAACTAgtctcttcttctactactgaccTTGATGAACAGTTGATTTCACGGGCTGAGACTTCTCCTCTTGTTTTAAAGgggtttggtttaagaaaatggAAGAGGAGGGTAAGGAGTGATCTTGTTAAGGATACTTCTGTTAGTTTTGAGAACAGTAAAGCTCTGAAGAGGGTTTTGTCAGGAGCAATCGACCCGAATGCCAAACATATGCATTTTCCTGGACCTGATGATGGACAAGATAGTCTTGGTTCGGTTGGTTCGGTGGATAGTGTGGTTGGTTTTCATATAGCTGGGTCTAGTCATGGCATTGGTCTTGCTTTTGCAGCTGGTTTTGATTCTGATAACAGTGAGGATCGGAGTAGTAAGTCCTCCACTACAGGGATTAACTTCTCTAGAGCAAAATATCTGGGTGGGAAGAGTGTGGTTAGCTCGGGTGATAGTGGTCAACAGAGGAAGAGTAGTGTAGAGACGGGTAAGaaacttagaggagaaaggatcaAAATTGAGAAGGAAAACCTTCATTCCAGTATGGAATCTGCTGACTCAAGAAGCTCCAACTTTGTGTTTATGCAGGGTGCTTCGTTTAGTTTGAGTAGCAGCGAACAGGGCGGAAGAATAATAATGGATTACAATGAAGATAGTAGTGATCATGACGCACATACTTCGAAGGGAAAAGATAACGtgggagttgaagaagaagaagaagaaacagaagttTGTTCACAAGGAGACTCTGTTGATGAGTCCCATATCAAGAACAATGGTTCATCAGACAACTTGGATCCATTAAAAGAGGCTTTCAACAGTTTTCACGCTTTACAAGAAGCTCTCCAAAAAG AACTTCTTAAATTCAAAGAGCTTGGGAAAGAATGTATGTCATCACTACATGATGGAGGAGAAAGCAACAGTTGCATACACGTGGGACATGAACAAGCTAACGAAGCAAGTTCTTCTCGCCGGTTTGGTTCTAACAATATGGGGGAACAGGGATCAACTTCTCTAGATTCTGAGATACTGAACCTGGTGAACAATGTAGAGCATCTGGAGATCAAACTAGAAGAAGCAAAATGTATTCTCGagggtaaagaaacacaaatccgTGACCTCGAATCCACCATAAGTGTTTCAGAGTCACTTAATGGAGGAACAGAGATCGTGATCGAAGAAATTTTCCAGCAAAAGATGAAGGCAGAGATTGAATATATCATATTCTCAAGATCAGTGGCAAACCTAAACAGAGAGATCAAACtgattgaagaagagaagacaNNNN TGCTGTCAAAGCTTGAAAAAGTCGAAAGAAAAGCTGAGAATCTACATAATCAAGCTCAAGATTTACAAAACCATTGCGTAGAGATCACAGAGATTCAAGAAGTGAAGTGTTGGAAGAAGAGAGCATTCAAGACCACTTCATGTCTTTTTCTACAGTTAGGCTTGCTGTTTACGCTGTTTACTTTCCAGTTAATGCCAGAGTCGGAGACTGTTGTTGTGCCAACATGA
- the LOC104732882 gene encoding WPP domain-interacting protein 2-like isoform X1, whose translation MDLESESSGLESVEDNNGLIGEVETIGDNKLVSSSTTDLDEQLISRAETSPLVLKGFGLRKWKRRVRSDLVKDTSVSFENSKALKRVLSGAIDPNAKHMHFPGPDDGQDSLGSVGSVDSVVGFHIAGSSHGIGLAFAAGFDSDNSEDRSSKSSTTGINFSRAKYLGGKSVVSSGDSGQQRKSSVETGKKLRGERIKIEKENLHSSMESADSRSSNFVFMQGASFSLSSSEQGGRIIMDYNEDSSDHDAHTSKGKDNVGVEEEEEETEVCSQGDSVDESHIKNNGSSDNLDPLKEAFNSFHALQEALQKELLKFKELGKECMSSLHDGGESNSCIHVGHEQANEASSSRRFGSNNMGEQGSTSLDSEILNLVNNVEHLEIKLEEAKCILEGKETQIRDLESTISVSESLNGGTEIVIEEIFQQKMKAEIEYIIFSRSVANLNREIKLIEDEKTLAEKRFGHKMLSKLEKVERKAENLHNQAQDLQNHCVEITEIQEVKCWKKRAFKTTSCLFLQLGLLFTLFTFQLMPESETVVVPT comes from the exons ATGGATTTGGAGAGTGAAAGCTCTGGTCTTGAGTCTGTTGAAGATAATAATGGTTTGATTGGTGAAGTTGAGACTATTGGGGATAATAAACTAgtctcttcttctactactgaccTTGATGAACAGTTGATTTCACGGGCTGAGACTTCTCCTCTTGTTTTAAAGgggtttggtttaagaaaatggAAGAGGAGGGTAAGGAGTGATCTTGTTAAGGATACTTCTGTTAGTTTTGAGAACAGTAAAGCTCTGAAGAGGGTTTTGTCAGGAGCAATCGACCCGAATGCCAAACATATGCATTTTCCTGGACCTGATGATGGACAAGATAGTCTTGGTTCGGTTGGTTCGGTGGATAGTGTGGTTGGTTTTCATATAGCTGGGTCTAGTCATGGCATTGGTCTTGCTTTTGCAGCTGGTTTTGATTCTGATAACAGTGAGGATCGGAGTAGTAAGTCCTCCACTACAGGGATTAACTTCTCTAGAGCAAAATATCTGGGTGGGAAGAGTGTGGTTAGCTCGGGTGATAGTGGTCAACAGAGGAAGAGTAGTGTAGAGACGGGTAAGaaacttagaggagaaaggatcaAAATTGAGAAGGAAAACCTTCATTCCAGTATGGAATCTGCTGACTCAAGAAGCTCCAACTTTGTGTTTATGCAGGGTGCTTCGTTTAGTTTGAGTAGCAGCGAACAGGGCGGAAGAATAATAATGGATTACAATGAAGATAGTAGTGATCATGACGCACATACTTCGAAGGGAAAAGATAACGtgggagttgaagaagaagaagaagaaacagaagttTGTTCACAAGGAGACTCTGTTGATGAGTCCCATATCAAGAACAATGGTTCATCAGACAACTTGGATCCATTAAAAGAGGCTTTCAACAGTTTTCACGCTTTACAAGAAGCTCTCCAAAAAG AACTTCTTAAATTCAAAGAGCTTGGGAAAGAATGTATGTCATCACTACATGATGGAGGAGAAAGCAACAGTTGCATACACGTGGGACATGAACAAGCTAACGAAGCAAGTTCTTCTCGCCGGTTTGGTTCTAACAATATGGGGGAACAGGGATCAACTTCTCTAGATTCTGAGATACTGAACCTGGTGAACAATGTAGAGCATCTGGAGATCAAACTAGAAGAAGCAAAATGTATTCTCGagggtaaagaaacacaaatccgTGACCTCGAATCCACCATAAGTGTTTCAGAGTCACTTAATGGAGGAACAGAG ATCGTGATCGAAGAAATTTTCCAGCAAAAGATGAAGGCAGAGATTGAATATATCATATTCTCAAGATCAGTGGCAAACCTAAACAGAGAGATCAAACTGATTGAAGATGAGAAGACATTGGCTGAGAAGAGATTTGGTCATAAGATGCTGTCAAAGCTTGAAAAAGTCGAAAGAAAAGCTGAGAATCTACATAATCAAGCTCAAGATTTACAAAACCATTGCGTAGAGATCACAGAGATTCAAGAAGTGAAGTGTTGGAAGAAGAGAGCATTCAAGACCACTTCATGTCTTTTTCTACAGTTAGGCTTGCTGTTTACGCTGTTTACTTTCCAGTTAATGCCAGAGTCGGAGACTGTTGTTGTGCCAACATGA
- the LOC104732897 gene encoding uncharacterized protein LOC104732897 yields the protein MTSVNIVSEDGKKEPNMMRKRMEIFKFFFHKDKPNSHINDSSQTSPYLTKALNEDRSYELFKIQQELDERKFILKKQNDILQVQDKKMKNLRENSEDVRSKAFLLHMLDKETK from the exons atgactAGTGTCAATATAGTTTCTG AAGATGGAAAGAAAGAACCGAACATGATGAGAAAGCGGATggaaatattcaaattttttttccacaagGATAAACCTAATTCTCACATAAATGACTCAAGTCAGACTTCGCCATATTTAACCAAAGCTTTAAATGAG gaCCGATCATAtgagctgttcaaaatccagcAGGAGTTGGATGAGAGAAAGTTTATCCTT aaaaaacaaaatgatattttgCAAGTCCAagataagaagatgaagaacctAAGGGAGAATAGCGAAGATGTGAGAAGCAAGGCATTTCTTTTGCAT ATGCTTGACAAGGAAACAAAGTGA
- the LOC104732906 gene encoding uncharacterized protein LOC104732906 — protein MRGIEDESEASLVGLTIRTSSPASSSSKKGKDPLQTNNASDSSSPSIKNSPFNSPSLVSPPSSAFVSALQSPYISPRATQPITTTTTTHKPSPSPPVFYKGSQSEDVPSSSYTPPSDQYEFSDEQPSDRKLKLSACTPDPAPPRISFTFPVPRVSLAKVSVSSPATNTKLRSSDVFIGFHGQNPNLVRFCKWLKSELELQGIACFVADRAKYSDTQSHEIADRVICSVTYGIVVVSCSSLLNYLSLEEVRFFAQKKNLIPIFYGTGPSEIMGLLNCNAIDKECKEAIDGLIKSHEFKLEANESNWRICVGKTAAILRAKLGRKSVADKETVEGIDELPFPRNRSFLGREKEIMEMEMAFFGNGEYLESTTPSTRGEASGQSEGLADEESDVVSTRNGKFISLELGKCSETRSEAWSDPNGGKNSLKRLLKTKKYRNSSNSKSSTSVVCVNGVPGIGKTELALEFAYRYSQRYKMVLWVGGEARYFRQNLLNLSFRLGLDVSADAEKDRGRLRSFDEQEFEAFKRIKRELFREMPYLLIIDNLEIEKDWWEGKDLNDLIPRNTGGTHVLITTRLPKVMTFDSVQLSIIPSSDAMVLLRGRRKKDYPAEEVEILKLFEEKLGRLSYGLWVVGSLLSELAIPPSALFEAVNKVQIEERSASPFLNSNDEQYCKSNPFVAKVLAFSLAVLEQAEGNRNLLSLKMLLVGAWFAPVPIPVNMLAAAAKNMPTGGNRFSKWNKCLSHTFAWCGGCGLGRRSEEDAAFLLVRLGLARITNRQPGCWIQFHPITQTFARRRDYILAPKATVQGVRKIDNPLLNLDHLWASAFLVFGFKSEPPLVQLQAMDMVLYIKRTALPLAITAFTTFSRCNSALELLKVCTNVLEEVEKSFVSQIQDWRQGSLCWKKKTNKKVDEYVWQDVTLLKALLLETRAKLLLRGGHFDSGEELCRTCISIRTVMLGHNHDLTLAAQETLAKLVRMRSKI, from the coding sequence ATGAGGGGAATAGAAGACGAGTCAGAAGCAAGTTTAGTTGGATTAACCATAAGAACTTCATCACCAGCAAGCTCTTCAAGTAAGAAAGGTAAAGATCCTCTTCAAACAAACAATGCTTCAGATTCATCATCTCCAAGTATCAAAAACTCTCCTTTCAATTCACCTTCTCTTGTGTCCCCACCATCTTCTGCTTTTGTTTCCGCTTTACAATCTCCTTATATATCCCCAAGAGCTACACAACCTATtaccacaaccaccaccactCACAAGCCCTCCCCCTCACCGCCTGTTTTTTACAAAGGCTCACAATCTGAAGATGTACCTAGCAGCTCCTACACTCCTCCTTCTGACCAGTACGAGTTCTCTGATGAACAACCATCAGATCGGAAGCTAAAGTTATCAGCTTGTACTCCAGATCCTGCTCCTCCAAGAATCTCCTTCACTTTCCCTGTTCCTAGGGTTTCTTTAGCTAAAGTCTCTGTTTCTTCACCTGCAACTAACACCAAGCTCAGGAGCTCTGATGTCTTCATAGGGTTTCATGGACAAAACCCAAACTTGGTGAGGTTCTGCAAATGGTTAAAGTCAGAGCTTGAGCTTCAGGGAATCGCTTGTTTCGTTGCTGACAGAGCTAAGTATTCGGACACACAGAGCCATGAGATCGCCGACAGAGTTATCTGTTCTGTTACTTATGGGATTGTGGTTGTCTCCTGTTCGAGCTTGCTCAACTACCTTAGCTTGGAGGAAGTTAGGTTCTTTGCTCAAAAGAAGAACTTGATTCCGATATTCTATGGCACTGGACCTTCTGAGATAATGGGTCTTCTCAACTGCAATGCCATAGATAAAGAGTGtaaagaagccattgatggGTTGATTAAGTCCCATGAGTTTAAACTCGAAGCTAATGAGAGTAACTGGAGAATCTGTGTGGGAAAGACCGCAGCGATTCTCAGGGCAAAGCTTGGGAGGAAGAGTGTGGCTGATAAAGAGACAGTAGAAGGAATTGATGAGCTTCCTTTTCCGAGGAACAGATCTTTTcttggaagagagaaagagataatggAAATGGAGATGGCTTTCTTTGGTAATGGAGAGTATCTTGAGTCTACAACACCAAGCACCAGAGGAGAAGCAAGTGGACAATCTGAAGGACTTGCAGATGAGGAATCAGATGTTGTATCAACTCGAAATGGGAAATTTATCAGCTTGGAGCTTGGAAAATGTTCAGAGACAAGAAGTGAGGCTTGGAGTGATCCAAATGGTGGGAAAAACTCGCTTAAAAGACTGTTGAAGACTAAGAAGTATAGAAACAGTAGTAACAGCAAAAGTAGCACAAGTGTTGTTTGTGTAAACGGAGTTCCTGGGATTGGGAAGACAGAGCTAGCTCTTGAGTTTGCTTACCGGTATTCTCAGAGGTATAAGATGGTTTTGTGGGTTGGAGGGGAAGCTCGATACTTCAGACAGAACCTGTTGAATCTTTCATTCAGATTGGGGCTTGATGTTAGCGCTGATGCTGAGAAGGATAGAGGCAGGCTAAGAAGCTTTGATGAACAGGAGTTTGAAGCATTCAAGAGAATAAAGCGTGAGCTTTTCAGAGAAATGCCTTATCTGTTGATCATTGATAATCTTGAGATAGAAAAGGATTGGTGGGAAGGGAAAGATCTGAATGACCTGATTCCGAGGAACACTGGAGGAACACATGTCTTGATCACTACTAGACTTCCTAAAGTCATGACCTTTGACAGTGTGCAGCTTTCTATAATCCCCTCATCTGATGCAATGGTTCTactgagaggaagaagaaagaaagattacCCGGCAGAGGAGGTTGAGATCCTCAAGCTTTTTGAAGAGAAACTGGGACGGTTGAGCTACGGTCTTTGGGTGGTAGGATCATTGCTTTCAGAGCTTGCAATACCGCCTTCTGCACTCTTTGAGGCTGTGAACAAAGTTCAGATTGAAGAACGTTCAGCATCACCTTTTCTTAACTCAAACGATGAGCAATATTGCAAATCCAATCCATTTGTTGCAAAGGTCTTAGCTTTCAGTTTGGCTGTTTTGGAGCAAGCTGAAGGAAACAGAAACCTTCTCTCATTGAAAATGCTACTCGTGGGAGCTTGGTTTGCTCCGGTTCCTATTCCGGTTAATATGTTAGCTGCAGCTGCTAAGAACATGCCCACAGGTGGAAACCGGTTCAGCAAATGGAACAAATGTTTGAGTCACACATTTGCTTGGTGTGGTGGTTGTGGTTTAGGACGCAGAAGCGAAGAGGATGCAGCCTTTTTACTAGTCAGATTAGGACTAGCGAGGATAACAAATAGACAACCTGGATGTTGGATTCAGTTCCATCCGATAACTCAAACTTTCGCGAGGAGACGAGACTACATACTTGCACCCAAGGCAACTGTTCAAGGTGTGAGAAAAATCGATAACCCGTTGTTGAACCTTGATCACCTATGGGCTTCAGCTTTCTTAGTATTTGGGTTTAAATCAGAACCTCCTTTGGTGCAACTACAAGCCATGGATATGGTACTTTACATCAAGAGAACAGCTCTTCCTTTGGCAATCACAGCTTTCACAACCTTTTCGAGGTGTAACTCCGCATTAGAGCTCCTAAAAGTATGCACCAACGTGTTAGAGGAAGTGGAGAAATCATTTGTTTCGCAGATACAAGATTGGCGCCAAGGCTCGCtttgttggaagaagaagaccaacaAGAAGGTCGATGAATACGTGTGGCAAGATGTTACATTGTTGAAAGCTTTATTGCTGGAGACCAGAGCAAAGCTGCTTCTACGAGGCGGACATTTCGATAGTGGAGAGGAACTTTGCAGGACTTGTATCAGTATCAGGACAGTGATGCTTGGTCATAACCATGATCTCACTTTGGCTGCTCAAGAAACACTAGCAAAGTTAGTCAGAATGAGAAGCAAGATATGA